A stretch of Aerococcus urinaehominis DNA encodes these proteins:
- a CDS encoding nucleoside hydrolase, whose protein sequence is MSRKLIIDTDTAGDDSTAILTALHFFDVLGVTVVGGNISFDQMVENALYTLELAQTDQKIPVYKEHPDPIMTLEGDRHQTEERIFASDGMGGANFPKAQQRPEDQHAVDFIIESIHRYPGQLEIAAIGPLTNIAMAIKRDPSIISQIKHLWIMGGTNHAPGNINAGAEFNFYTDPEAVKIVLHSGIDMTMVTWEQALRHAVMYDDDLADIEALNSKGSEFFLKVNLHTKAFEFKKRGVDGVTCPDSVTLALAANPDLISQATSYYVDIELKDGLTKGYNIVDVEGDLGKPANIRVVEAVDGAKFKQVLLEVLANIN, encoded by the coding sequence ATGTCAAGAAAATTAATTATTGATACGGATACAGCTGGAGATGATTCAACAGCTATCCTTACAGCCTTGCACTTCTTTGATGTGTTAGGAGTAACCGTAGTGGGGGGGAATATCAGTTTTGACCAAATGGTTGAAAATGCACTCTATACCTTAGAGTTAGCTCAAACTGACCAAAAAATCCCTGTTTATAAGGAACATCCTGATCCTATTATGACACTCGAGGGAGATAGACATCAAACTGAAGAACGGATTTTTGCTAGCGATGGCATGGGAGGCGCAAATTTTCCTAAGGCCCAGCAGCGGCCCGAGGACCAGCATGCTGTCGATTTCATAATTGAAAGTATCCATCGTTATCCGGGTCAGCTTGAGATAGCTGCAATTGGTCCGCTAACCAATATTGCCATGGCAATAAAGCGAGATCCGTCTATTATCAGTCAAATCAAGCATTTATGGATTATGGGTGGTACTAATCATGCACCAGGTAATATAAATGCTGGTGCAGAGTTTAACTTTTATACTGATCCTGAGGCTGTAAAAATTGTGTTACATTCAGGAATCGATATGACCATGGTAACTTGGGAACAAGCCCTACGTCATGCGGTCATGTATGACGATGACCTAGCTGACATTGAGGCCTTGAATAGCAAGGGGTCAGAGTTTTTCTTAAAGGTTAACTTACATACCAAGGCCTTTGAGTTTAAGAAACGGGGCGTCGATGGGGTGACTTGTCCTGATTCTGTTACCCTAGCGCTAGCAGCCAATCCAGATTTAATTAGCCAAGCTACGAGTTACTATGTTGACATTGAATTAAAAGATGGCCTAACTAAGGGTTACAATATTGTCGATGTAGAGGGTGATCTTGGCAAACCTGCCAATATTCGTGTCGTTGAAGCCGTTGATGGTGCTAAGTTTAAACAAGTATTATTAGAAGTTTTAGCCAATATTAACTAG
- the pflB gene encoding formate C-acetyltransferase, translating into MADVRFPQWEGFQGTEWQNEVNVRDFIQNNYTEYRGDDSFLEGATEATDKLWAQVMDLTKKEREAGGVLDMDTKVVSTITSHGPGYLNKDLEKIVGVQTDEPFKRSLQPFGGIRMSEQAAHAYGYEVDKEVSHIFRDFRKTHNQGVFDAYTPEMRKARSNKVITGLPDAYGRGRIIGDYRRVALYGVDYLMDQKLDEFNNAFGKTMSDDIIQLREEMSEQYRALGELKQMGESYGFDLSRPAETAQEAIQWLYLAYLAAVKQQNGAAMSFGRTSTFLDIYIQRDLDKGLITEVEAQEMIDHLIMKLRIVKFSRTPDYNELFSGDPTWVTESIAGMGTDGRSLVTKNSFRYLQTLHNMGTAPEPNLTVLWSEHLPEGFKNFCADISIKTSSIQYENDEAMRPVYGDDYGIACCVSAMEIGKQMQFFGARANLAKTLLYAINGGVDEVSGQQVAPKYQGITSEYLDYDEVMEKFDVMMDWIAELYVNTLNIIHYMHDKYSYENLEMALHDTHVKRTMATGIAGFSVAIDSLSAIKYAKVKPIRNEQGIAVDFEIEGDYPKYGNNDDRADQIGVNLLKAFMTKVRKTPTYRNAIHTTSILTITSNVVYGKNTGATPDGRDAGVAFAPGANPMHGRDENGALASLSSVAKMPYEFSLDGISNTFSIVPKALGKDQETKIANLVAMLDGYTTQGGHHLNINVFDRDTLYDAMEHPEEYPQLTIRVSGYAVNFVKLTREQQLEVIHRTMHSGM; encoded by the coding sequence ATGGCAGATGTACGTTTCCCACAATGGGAAGGATTCCAAGGTACTGAATGGCAAAATGAAGTAAATGTTCGCGATTTTATCCAAAATAACTATACTGAATATCGTGGTGATGACTCTTTCTTAGAGGGTGCCACAGAAGCAACTGATAAATTATGGGCCCAAGTAATGGACCTAACTAAGAAAGAACGTGAAGCTGGTGGTGTCCTAGATATGGATACTAAGGTTGTTTCAACTATCACTTCACATGGTCCTGGCTACTTAAACAAAGACCTTGAAAAAATTGTAGGTGTGCAAACTGATGAGCCGTTCAAACGTTCATTACAACCATTTGGTGGTATCCGGATGTCTGAACAAGCTGCTCATGCTTACGGCTATGAAGTTGATAAAGAAGTATCACACATCTTCCGTGACTTCCGTAAGACTCATAACCAAGGGGTATTCGATGCTTATACACCTGAAATGCGTAAAGCTCGCTCTAACAAGGTAATCACTGGTTTACCAGATGCTTATGGTCGTGGCCGGATTATCGGTGACTACCGTCGTGTTGCCTTGTATGGTGTTGATTACTTAATGGATCAGAAACTTGACGAATTCAATAATGCTTTCGGCAAAACAATGTCTGACGATATTATCCAACTTCGTGAAGAAATGTCAGAACAATATCGTGCATTAGGTGAATTAAAACAAATGGGTGAAAGCTATGGCTTCGATTTAAGCCGTCCAGCTGAAACTGCCCAAGAAGCGATTCAATGGTTATACTTAGCTTACCTAGCTGCTGTTAAGCAACAAAATGGTGCGGCTATGTCATTTGGTCGGACTTCTACCTTCCTAGATATTTATATCCAACGTGATTTAGATAAAGGTTTAATCACCGAAGTTGAAGCCCAAGAAATGATTGACCACTTGATCATGAAATTACGTATCGTTAAGTTCTCTCGGACTCCTGACTATAACGAATTATTCTCAGGGGACCCAACATGGGTTACTGAATCTATTGCTGGTATGGGTACTGACGGCCGTTCATTAGTTACTAAGAACTCATTCCGTTATCTACAAACACTACACAACATGGGTACTGCACCTGAGCCTAACTTAACTGTATTATGGTCTGAACACTTACCAGAAGGCTTTAAAAACTTCTGTGCTGATATTTCAATCAAGACTTCATCAATCCAATATGAAAATGATGAGGCAATGCGTCCAGTTTATGGCGATGACTACGGTATTGCTTGCTGTGTGTCTGCTATGGAAATTGGTAAACAAATGCAATTCTTCGGTGCTCGTGCTAACTTAGCTAAGACTTTACTTTACGCAATCAATGGTGGCGTGGATGAAGTTTCAGGCCAACAAGTAGCGCCTAAATATCAAGGAATTACTTCTGAATACTTAGATTACGACGAAGTAATGGAAAAATTTGATGTCATGATGGACTGGATTGCTGAATTGTATGTCAATACATTGAATATCATCCATTACATGCACGACAAATATTCTTATGAAAACCTTGAAATGGCTCTACATGATACGCATGTAAAACGGACTATGGCAACTGGTATTGCTGGCTTCTCTGTAGCCATCGACTCGCTTTCAGCAATTAAATATGCTAAAGTAAAACCAATCCGTAACGAACAAGGTATTGCTGTTGATTTCGAAATTGAAGGTGACTATCCTAAATATGGTAACAACGATGACCGTGCTGACCAAATTGGTGTGAACTTGTTGAAAGCCTTCATGACTAAGGTACGGAAGACACCTACATACCGCAATGCTATCCATACAACTTCAATTCTTACAATTACTTCAAACGTGGTTTATGGTAAGAATACTGGTGCAACACCAGATGGACGTGATGCAGGGGTAGCCTTCGCACCAGGTGCTAACCCAATGCACGGCCGTGATGAAAATGGTGCCTTGGCTTCATTATCATCAGTAGCTAAAATGCCTTATGAATTCTCATTAGATGGTATCTCAAATACCTTCTCAATTGTGCCTAAGGCTTTAGGTAAAGACCAAGAAACTAAGATTGCTAACTTAGTTGCTATGTTAGATGGTTACACCACTCAAGGTGGTCACCACTTAAACATCAACGTCTTTGACCGGGATACTTTATATGATGCAATGGAGCATCCAGAAGAGTACCCTCAATTAACTATCCGTGTATCAGGTTATGCGGTTAACTTCGTTAAATTAACTCGTGAACAACAATTAGAAGTTATCCACCGGACCATGCACTCAGGTATGTAA
- the plsY gene encoding glycerol-3-phosphate 1-O-acyltransferase PlsY yields the protein MLLGKYVYHKDPRQFGSGNIGTTNAFRVFGVKGGLIVFLCDALKGAIPVWLAMWLNPQVHPLLVGIVAVIGHSFSLFLNFKGGKAVATSFGVAFAFLPIFALLAIGVFFVCLYFSRMVSLSSLVGTGAAFFMSFYYQDWLFSLIVGLIWLLMIIRHRPNLERIKNGTESKVPFGWGYKKNQ from the coding sequence ATTCTACTAGGCAAGTACGTCTATCATAAAGACCCCCGTCAATTTGGTTCAGGTAATATTGGCACGACTAATGCTTTTCGAGTTTTTGGTGTTAAGGGAGGCCTCATCGTTTTCCTATGCGATGCCCTCAAAGGAGCAATTCCTGTTTGGCTAGCAATGTGGCTAAATCCTCAGGTCCACCCGCTCTTGGTTGGCATCGTAGCCGTTATCGGTCATTCCTTCTCCTTATTTTTAAACTTTAAAGGAGGAAAAGCTGTCGCTACCAGCTTCGGTGTTGCCTTTGCCTTCCTTCCCATTTTCGCCTTGCTGGCAATTGGTGTCTTCTTTGTTTGCCTCTACTTTAGCCGGATGGTCAGTCTATCCAGCTTAGTTGGGACTGGTGCAGCCTTTTTCATGTCATTTTACTATCAAGACTGGCTATTTAGTCTGATTGTTGGCCTTATTTGGTTGCTTATGATTATCCGCCACCGGCCTAACCTTGAGCGCATTAAAAATGGTACCGAATCAAAGGTACCATTTGGTTGGGGATATAAGAAAAATCAATAA
- the parC gene encoding DNA topoisomerase IV subunit A: MVDIQELSLAEVMGDRFGRYSKYIIQDRALPDIRDGLKPVQRRILYAMYREGNTSNSNFRKAAKTVGNVIGNYHPHGDISVYDAMVRMSQEWKNREVLIEMHGNNGSMDGDPAAAMRYTEARLSKIADELLHDLDKDTVEYMLNFDDTEEEPTVLPAGFPNLLVNGASGISAGYATEIPTHNLGEVIDATTYLIDHPQASLDKLLSLMPGPDFPTGAVIQGQAELKKAYETGRGRVVVRSRHELESLRSGRQQIVINEIPFEVNKSNLVRRMDELRLDHSVDGISEIRDESDRNGLRIVIELKKEANIDAILQYFYKNTDLQVNYNFNMVAINQQRPEQVGLRAMLQAFIDHRAEIIRRRTSFDRNKAQRRLHIVDGLIKAVSILDEIITTIRNSKNKADAKKNLANQFEFSEVQAEAIVSLQLYRLTNTDIKSLQDERLDLNEDLARFHTILSDEKALFKLMKQELKTIKTNYASPRRTSIEAEIEEVVVEKQLLIPVEDAMVTVTRNGYIKRSSLRSFGASKPEEVGLREGDQLVYMAEMQTTDNLIMITSKGNYIYQPVYELQEIRWKDLGEHASQRLPLQADERIIFVTPYLEDSQAKLLLASQEGMIKQTPLADFKSFRGYKKKMALAMNLQSPSDQVIQVYRIEDQVDPDQAQVILFSKFGFALRYSLGEISTVGSRAKGVKSINLKAGDQVVGLAYQNQVNDQAQVIVFTQRGHVKRMNWEEISVLGRAKRGLQVLKTLKTKPHYLVAAYQIDNLKDRYQAYTSQGDLLTLMAGDVNLANRTSNGSALIDETIHGQVILVTKLLNLFDH; this comes from the coding sequence ATGGTAGATATTCAAGAATTATCACTAGCAGAAGTAATGGGTGATCGATTTGGCCGCTATTCCAAATATATCATCCAAGATCGTGCCCTACCGGACATCAGGGATGGTTTAAAACCGGTTCAAAGGCGCATCTTATACGCCATGTATCGTGAGGGCAATACCTCAAATAGTAATTTCCGTAAGGCAGCAAAAACAGTGGGCAATGTTATTGGTAATTATCATCCTCATGGCGATATCTCAGTTTATGACGCCATGGTGAGGATGAGCCAAGAATGGAAGAATCGTGAAGTTTTGATTGAGATGCATGGCAATAATGGGTCTATGGATGGCGATCCGGCTGCTGCCATGCGTTACACTGAAGCCCGTCTGTCTAAAATTGCCGATGAACTTCTCCATGATTTGGATAAGGATACCGTAGAGTATATGCTGAATTTTGATGACACTGAGGAAGAACCAACTGTCTTACCGGCTGGTTTTCCCAACCTCCTGGTCAACGGGGCTTCTGGTATTTCGGCAGGGTATGCTACCGAGATTCCTACACACAATTTGGGTGAGGTGATTGACGCCACAACTTATCTAATTGATCATCCCCAAGCCTCCTTGGATAAATTGCTAAGCTTGATGCCCGGACCAGATTTTCCAACTGGTGCTGTCATTCAAGGTCAGGCAGAATTAAAAAAAGCTTATGAGACCGGGCGGGGGCGCGTAGTTGTCCGTTCTCGTCATGAGTTAGAAAGCCTGAGATCAGGACGCCAGCAAATTGTCATTAATGAAATTCCTTTTGAGGTTAATAAATCTAACCTTGTCCGACGCATGGATGAATTGCGGTTAGATCATTCTGTTGATGGCATCAGTGAAATCCGGGATGAATCTGACCGTAACGGGTTACGCATCGTTATTGAACTTAAAAAAGAAGCTAATATCGATGCGATTCTCCAATATTTTTACAAAAATACGGATCTCCAGGTTAACTATAACTTTAATATGGTAGCAATCAATCAGCAACGGCCAGAACAGGTTGGCTTAAGAGCAATGTTGCAGGCTTTTATTGACCATCGGGCCGAAATTATCCGCCGACGGACTAGCTTTGACCGCAACAAGGCCCAGCGTCGCTTGCATATTGTAGATGGTTTGATTAAGGCTGTTTCCATCCTGGACGAAATTATTACGACGATCCGTAATTCAAAAAATAAGGCCGATGCTAAAAAGAACCTGGCTAATCAGTTTGAGTTTTCAGAAGTCCAAGCTGAAGCAATCGTTAGTTTACAGTTATATCGTTTAACTAATACTGATATTAAGAGTTTGCAGGATGAGCGTTTGGACTTGAATGAAGATCTCGCTCGCTTTCACACTATTTTGAGTGATGAAAAAGCTCTCTTTAAGCTGATGAAGCAAGAACTTAAAACAATCAAAACCAACTATGCTAGTCCACGACGGACCAGCATCGAAGCAGAGATTGAAGAAGTTGTTGTTGAGAAGCAACTGCTAATTCCAGTTGAGGATGCCATGGTTACAGTGACCCGCAATGGCTATATCAAGCGGTCATCGCTACGATCATTTGGCGCTTCTAAGCCTGAAGAAGTTGGTCTCAGAGAGGGCGACCAGCTGGTTTATATGGCTGAAATGCAGACAACCGACAATTTGATCATGATTACTTCAAAGGGTAACTATATTTACCAGCCGGTTTATGAGCTTCAGGAAATTCGTTGGAAAGATTTAGGTGAGCATGCCTCCCAACGCTTACCACTTCAAGCGGATGAACGGATTATCTTTGTTACACCCTACTTAGAAGATAGTCAGGCTAAACTTTTATTAGCATCTCAGGAAGGCATGATTAAACAAACCCCTCTTGCTGACTTTAAATCATTCAGAGGCTATAAAAAGAAAATGGCCCTTGCTATGAATCTCCAGTCGCCAAGTGACCAAGTCATCCAAGTGTACAGAATAGAAGACCAGGTTGACCCAGACCAGGCTCAGGTTATTCTCTTTAGTAAATTTGGCTTCGCCCTCCGTTATAGCTTGGGCGAAATTTCTACTGTGGGTAGCCGGGCTAAAGGGGTGAAATCAATTAATTTGAAAGCTGGCGACCAGGTTGTGGGCTTGGCTTATCAAAATCAAGTGAATGATCAAGCCCAGGTGATCGTCTTTACGCAACGTGGCCATGTTAAGCGAATGAATTGGGAAGAAATATCAGTCTTAGGCCGGGCTAAACGTGGTCTCCAAGTATTAAAAACTCTAAAAACTAAACCACACTATCTAGTGGCTGCATATCAAATTGATAATCTTAAAGATCGCTATCAGGCTTATACTAGCCAAGGTGATTTGCTGACGTTGATGGCAGGGGATGTTAATCTAGCTAATCGAACGTCCAATGGTTCTGCCTTGATTGATGAGACCATCCATGGTCAAGTGATATTAGTTACTAAATTATTGAACTTATTTGACCATTAG
- the codY gene encoding GTP-sensing pleiotropic transcriptional regulator CodY, translating into MEELLGKIREIKAFMQHSDIVDQADDLSFEPMVKELAEKVQANAYLLQADGKILGFHLPYEAAHSARITEMMAARKVPKAYMDNLNNLDETLANVPISDDRTMFPIEYRDEFPDGKTAIVPIQSSGEVIGYLMLTRLNGPFNTADMILAEYIATVIAIEMEHVQNESKQKIIRQQNLVDMAVHSLSYSELEALNVIFDRQPAESFRITASKIAEQKNITRSVIVNALRKLESAGVIRSRSLGMKGTFIDVKSVENFKMLKATLQKVSL; encoded by the coding sequence ATGGAAGAATTATTAGGTAAAATTCGTGAAATAAAAGCTTTCATGCAACATTCTGATATTGTTGATCAAGCAGATGATCTTTCCTTTGAACCCATGGTTAAAGAATTAGCCGAGAAGGTTCAAGCGAATGCTTATCTGCTTCAGGCAGATGGCAAAATACTTGGCTTCCATCTTCCATACGAGGCAGCTCATTCTGCTAGGATCACTGAAATGATGGCTGCGCGTAAAGTGCCAAAAGCTTACATGGATAATCTTAATAATCTTGATGAAACCCTAGCTAACGTGCCAATTTCTGACGACCGTACCATGTTTCCTATCGAGTATCGTGATGAATTTCCGGACGGGAAAACAGCTATCGTGCCCATTCAATCATCAGGCGAAGTTATTGGCTACCTCATGCTAACAAGACTCAACGGGCCATTTAATACAGCAGATATGATTTTGGCCGAATATATTGCAACAGTGATAGCTATCGAGATGGAGCATGTACAAAATGAATCGAAGCAAAAAATAATTCGCCAGCAAAACTTAGTAGATATGGCAGTCCATTCCTTGTCCTATTCTGAATTAGAAGCCCTAAATGTAATTTTTGACCGGCAACCGGCTGAAAGCTTCCGTATTACTGCTTCAAAAATTGCTGAGCAAAAGAATATTACGCGGTCTGTAATTGTAAACGCACTGCGCAAATTAGAATCAGCCGGGGTTATCCGCTCTCGTTCACTCGGCATGAAGGGGACTTTTATAGACGTCAAGAGCGTCGAAAATTTTAAAATGTTGAAAGCTACCTTGCAAAAAGTCAGCTTATAG
- the parE gene encoding DNA topoisomerase IV subunit B, which yields MAKNNNQYNESSIQVLEGLEAVRKRPGMYIGSTDNRGLHHLIYEIVDNSVDEALAGYGQQIKVTLKADGSVEVSDQGRGMPIGKHASGKPTVEVILTVLHAGGKFGGGGYKTSGGLHGVGSSVVNALSEKMTVTVYRDGKKYEQTFINGGQPQKPKTTTYKGKQTGTVIRFKPDASIFKEAQFDPDIIRQHLRESAFLLKDLEIIFIDELNGSEETFHYPDGIVSFVDYLNEDKDQLHPTVYFENKEAGIAMELAFQYNDGYSETILSFVNNVRTGDGGTHEVGLKTALTKTFNEYARRVNLIKPKEKNLEGSDVREGFTAVLSIRVPEEMLQFEGQTKSKLGTPQARSAVEAMVSDRLSIYLMENGEIGQMLVKKALKAREARDAARKAREASRTGKSKRKQETLLSGKLTPAQGKNHQKNELFLVEGDSAGGSAKQGRDRKFQAILPLRGKVLNTEKASIQDVLKNEELATIIYTIGAGVGAEFDLDDANYDKVIIMTDADTDGAHIQVLLLTFFYRYMRPLVEAGRVYLAMPPLYKVSKGKGKKEKIAYAWTDQELDRAIKEVGKGYTLQRYKGLGEMNADQLWETTMDPETRTLIRVTLDDLSLAEKRVSVLMGNKVEPRRHWIESHVAFTMDEADKLLEQANDDASQDKTEEIEVELAQQNQAGK from the coding sequence ATGGCCAAAAATAATAACCAATATAATGAATCATCCATCCAAGTGCTAGAAGGTCTAGAAGCAGTCCGTAAACGACCCGGTATGTACATTGGCTCAACGGATAATCGTGGCCTTCATCATTTGATTTATGAGATAGTTGATAACTCTGTTGATGAGGCCTTGGCGGGATATGGCCAGCAAATTAAAGTGACTTTAAAAGCTGACGGCTCTGTAGAAGTCAGCGACCAAGGACGGGGCATGCCAATTGGTAAGCACGCATCAGGTAAACCTACAGTAGAAGTTATTTTGACTGTTCTGCATGCCGGTGGTAAATTTGGTGGCGGTGGCTACAAGACCTCAGGCGGGCTACACGGGGTTGGCTCTTCAGTAGTTAATGCCCTTTCAGAAAAAATGACTGTTACAGTTTACCGGGATGGTAAAAAATATGAGCAAACCTTTATCAATGGTGGTCAACCACAAAAACCTAAAACAACCACCTATAAAGGGAAACAAACAGGTACAGTGATACGTTTTAAACCAGATGCCAGTATCTTTAAGGAGGCCCAGTTTGACCCTGATATTATCCGCCAGCATTTGCGGGAGTCCGCCTTCTTACTTAAAGATTTAGAAATTATTTTTATTGATGAATTAAATGGGAGCGAGGAGACTTTTCACTATCCAGATGGGATTGTCTCTTTCGTTGATTATTTAAATGAAGACAAGGATCAATTACACCCAACTGTTTATTTTGAAAATAAGGAAGCTGGTATTGCTATGGAACTGGCCTTCCAATACAATGACGGTTATTCAGAAACAATCCTTTCCTTCGTTAATAATGTTCGTACCGGAGATGGTGGGACGCATGAAGTAGGACTCAAAACGGCTTTGACCAAGACCTTTAATGAGTATGCCCGTCGTGTTAATCTTATTAAACCCAAAGAAAAGAACTTGGAGGGTAGCGATGTGCGGGAAGGGTTTACAGCAGTTCTGTCAATCCGAGTGCCTGAAGAAATGCTACAATTTGAAGGGCAAACCAAGTCTAAATTGGGAACTCCCCAAGCTCGGTCAGCAGTAGAAGCTATGGTGTCTGACCGCCTTTCTATCTATTTAATGGAAAACGGGGAAATTGGCCAGATGCTGGTTAAAAAGGCGCTCAAAGCCCGTGAAGCTCGTGACGCAGCTCGTAAGGCCCGTGAAGCTTCACGAACCGGAAAAAGTAAGCGAAAACAGGAAACTTTACTATCGGGCAAACTGACACCAGCTCAGGGGAAAAATCACCAAAAAAATGAACTCTTCCTAGTCGAGGGTGATTCAGCAGGTGGTTCAGCTAAGCAAGGACGGGACCGTAAGTTCCAGGCCATCTTACCCTTGCGGGGTAAAGTATTAAATACTGAAAAGGCGTCAATCCAAGATGTTTTAAAAAACGAAGAATTGGCGACTATCATTTATACAATTGGCGCTGGTGTTGGGGCCGAGTTCGATCTAGATGACGCAAATTATGATAAGGTAATTATCATGACCGATGCTGATACTGACGGGGCCCATATTCAAGTTTTATTATTAACCTTCTTCTATCGCTACATGCGCCCCCTAGTAGAGGCGGGCCGGGTCTACCTAGCCATGCCACCACTCTATAAGGTTTCTAAGGGCAAAGGAAAAAAAGAGAAAATTGCCTATGCTTGGACTGACCAAGAGTTGGACCGTGCTATTAAAGAAGTGGGTAAAGGCTACACACTTCAAAGGTACAAGGGTCTGGGGGAAATGAATGCAGACCAGCTTTGGGAAACCACTATGGATCCTGAGACTCGTACGCTCATCCGAGTTACCTTAGATGATTTGTCTTTAGCTGAGAAGCGTGTTTCTGTATTGATGGGTAACAAGGTTGAACCAAGACGTCACTGGATAGAAAGTCATGTTGCTTTTACTATGGATGAGGCAGATAAGTTGTTAGAACAGGCTAATGATGATGCTAGTCAAGACAAAACAGAAGAAATAGAAGTAGAATTAGCCCAGCAAAACCAAGCAGGCAAATAG
- a CDS encoding BMP family lipoprotein, producing MSLKKLVTALLATATLAACQGQNAGQSSQENQNSEANYKIAMVTDGNGVDDRSFNQSAWEGMQVWAKNNQLPESAVQYYQSSSENDFLPNLNTAIQDQYDIIYGIGFMLTDSVAEMADQHPDQKFGLLDANIEGKDNVVSITFADNESAFLAGVAAASQSKTNKIGFVGGQSTPAVDKFEIGYIAGAKSVKPDIEIDVQYTQSFTDAGVAQQIASAMFANGSDVIFHAAGGAGNGVNTEARNRLESGQNKDIWVIGADRDQHAEGEYKGGNFMLTSTLKHLGKAIEDETNAAMKDEYHGGQHIVSNLENGGVGIVKDYLPAEVLTAVEKAEQDILSGAIKIPESK from the coding sequence ATGTCATTAAAAAAATTAGTCACTGCCTTATTAGCCACTGCCACATTAGCTGCTTGTCAAGGCCAAAATGCCGGTCAAAGCAGTCAAGAAAACCAAAATAGCGAAGCGAATTATAAAATCGCTATGGTAACCGACGGAAATGGCGTAGATGACCGCTCATTTAACCAATCAGCTTGGGAAGGTATGCAAGTTTGGGCTAAGAATAATCAGTTACCTGAAAGCGCAGTTCAATACTACCAATCAAGCAGTGAAAATGATTTCTTACCAAATCTAAACACAGCCATCCAAGACCAGTACGATATTATTTACGGTATCGGCTTTATGTTGACGGACTCAGTAGCCGAAATGGCCGACCAACATCCAGACCAAAAATTTGGCTTGCTCGATGCTAACATTGAAGGTAAGGATAATGTGGTGTCAATTACCTTTGCTGATAATGAGTCAGCTTTCCTTGCTGGTGTAGCCGCAGCTAGCCAATCTAAAACTAATAAAATTGGCTTTGTAGGTGGTCAATCAACACCTGCCGTTGACAAGTTTGAAATTGGTTATATTGCTGGTGCTAAATCAGTAAAACCTGATATTGAAATTGACGTACAGTATACGCAAAGCTTTACCGATGCTGGTGTTGCCCAACAGATTGCCTCTGCCATGTTTGCTAATGGCAGTGACGTTATCTTCCATGCAGCTGGTGGTGCTGGTAATGGTGTTAATACTGAAGCACGTAACCGTTTGGAATCTGGTCAAAATAAAGATATCTGGGTTATCGGTGCTGACCGTGACCAACATGCTGAGGGTGAATATAAGGGTGGTAACTTTATGTTGACTTCAACTTTAAAACACTTAGGTAAGGCAATTGAGGATGAAACCAATGCTGCTATGAAAGATGAATACCACGGTGGCCAACATATTGTTTCTAACCTAGAGAATGGTGGCGTTGGTATTGTCAAGGACTATCTTCCAGCTGAGGTTTTAACAGCAGTAGAGAAAGCTGAACAAGATATTCTATCTGGAGCGATTAAGATACCAGAAAGTAAATAA
- the pflA gene encoding pyruvate formate-lyase-activating protein gives MTEPTVGYVHSLESFGSVDGPGIRFVSFLQGCRMRCQFCHNPDTWKINAGTPYTAKELFNEAIKYRPYWRGKGGVTCSGGEPLLQIDFLIEYFTLCKKHGVNTTLDSCGAPFNRDPEWLEKFDRLLEVTDLILLDIKQINPERHRKLTTWKNDTILDMAQYLKEKGQPIWIRHVLVPTRSDFDEDLEKLSEYIESLGDIVKKVEILPYHTMGVYKYREMGIRYPLDGVEPPTEDRVANANRILKTEQYQGYREM, from the coding sequence ATGACCGAGCCAACAGTCGGTTACGTTCATTCATTAGAATCCTTTGGCTCAGTTGATGGACCTGGGATTCGGTTCGTTTCTTTCCTCCAAGGTTGCCGGATGCGGTGCCAATTTTGTCATAATCCAGATACCTGGAAAATTAATGCTGGTACGCCTTACACAGCTAAGGAGCTATTTAATGAAGCTATTAAATACCGTCCTTATTGGCGAGGTAAGGGTGGGGTTACCTGTTCTGGTGGCGAACCACTGCTACAGATTGATTTTCTGATTGAATATTTTACTCTGTGCAAAAAGCATGGCGTTAATACTACATTAGATTCTTGTGGCGCACCGTTCAATCGTGATCCAGAGTGGTTAGAGAAGTTCGACCGGCTATTAGAAGTGACTGATTTGATTCTTTTAGATATCAAACAAATTAATCCCGAGCGTCATCGTAAATTAACGACATGGAAAAATGATACAATCCTCGATATGGCACAGTATTTAAAGGAAAAGGGGCAGCCGATTTGGATCCGTCATGTCCTCGTACCTACTCGTAGCGACTTTGATGAAGATTTAGAAAAATTATCTGAATACATTGAATCACTGGGAGATATTGTTAAAAAAGTAGAAATTTTGCCTTATCATACCATGGGCGTATATAAATATCGGGAGATGGGAATTCGCTATCCCCTTGATGGCGTAGAGCCACCGACAGAAGATCGGGTTGCTAACGCTAACCGTATTTTAAAAACCGAACAATACCAAGGCTATCGTGAAATGTGA